One Vallitalea pronyensis genomic region harbors:
- a CDS encoding aldo/keto reductase, with protein MQYRKLVNDGEDLSVLGYGCMRFPSKNGRIDKEKTEKQLLYAYENGVNYYDTAYPYHNGKSEVILGEFIKKHDLRDKVYIADKLPTFFITKSQQIQKYFDTQLERLSTDYIDYYLMHMLDSLTSWEKLKRLGIIDFIKEKKESGQIKHIGFSFHGRPEEFIKILDDYDWEFCQIQFNYLDEYNQAGLAGLKKAYEKGIGVVIMEPLRGGNLAAKAPDKVKKKFDEYSEKRSAAFWALRWIWNHKEVGVVLSGMNVDEHIEENIKVANLTTANSMSEEEIEIVDEVKEIYRHLMKVPCTGCNYCMPCPFGVAIPSIFSEYNDKYFFNSRLSQLQYIGRVLGVFGASKSGANLCTACGKCEKHCPQNIQIRKELKNAHKELDSKVIKLIVKIAMKFIGLKGTKKKRSGI; from the coding sequence ATGCAATATAGGAAATTAGTAAATGATGGGGAAGATTTATCGGTCTTAGGATATGGATGTATGCGTTTCCCTAGTAAAAATGGTAGAATTGATAAGGAAAAAACAGAGAAACAATTGCTATATGCCTATGAGAATGGCGTTAACTATTATGATACAGCTTATCCATATCATAATGGTAAAAGTGAAGTGATATTAGGTGAGTTTATTAAGAAGCATGATCTTAGAGATAAAGTATACATAGCTGACAAGCTTCCCACCTTCTTCATAACAAAATCCCAACAGATTCAAAAATATTTTGACACCCAGTTGGAAAGACTTAGCACCGATTATATTGATTACTATCTTATGCATATGCTTGATAGCTTAACATCATGGGAAAAACTGAAAAGGTTAGGCATTATTGATTTTATAAAGGAAAAGAAGGAAAGTGGGCAAATCAAACATATCGGATTTTCTTTTCACGGGAGACCAGAAGAATTTATAAAGATTCTTGACGATTACGATTGGGAGTTTTGTCAAATTCAGTTTAATTATTTAGATGAGTATAATCAAGCAGGATTGGCAGGGCTAAAGAAAGCTTATGAAAAAGGAATAGGCGTTGTTATCATGGAACCTTTGCGTGGTGGGAACTTAGCGGCAAAAGCGCCGGATAAAGTGAAGAAGAAATTTGATGAATACAGCGAAAAAAGATCAGCAGCTTTCTGGGCGCTTAGATGGATTTGGAACCATAAAGAAGTGGGTGTTGTTCTTAGTGGTATGAATGTGGATGAACATATTGAAGAGAACATTAAGGTTGCAAATTTGACAACAGCTAACAGTATGTCAGAAGAAGAGATTGAGATTGTGGATGAAGTTAAGGAAATATATAGACACCTGATGAAGGTACCCTGCACAGGTTGTAATTACTGTATGCCTTGTCCATTTGGAGTGGCTATTCCCTCCATATTCAGTGAGTATAATGATAAGTATTTTTTTAACAGCAGACTGTCCCAGCTTCAATATATAGGCCGTGTACTTGGCGTATTTGGTGCAAGTAAATCGGGAGCAAACCTTTGTACGGCGTGTGGAAAGTGTGAGAAACATTGTCCTCAAAACATACAAATAAGAAAAGAGCTCAAAAATGCACATAAAGAGCTTGATAGTAAGGTGATAAAACTTATTGTTAAAATAGCTATGAAATTCATAGGATTAAAGGGAACAAAGAAGAAGCGTAGTGGGATTTGA
- a CDS encoding RtcB family protein, giving the protein MPRKKYDKPNKTIQCIRLLKILKSKKYVKKAEIAYLLGEETTRNINNYKNTLYGAGYPIGYKSGKYGGYYLEFDAMLPSMKMNDIQLKLLGTAYEYLLKESNVPNKKTLLDYLGNAFLENEQTKHNEALALYGHFPLSMPSEEIERRYYIIQTAIDSKRKVKILYKGYNKDSYHIIHPYKLFKYTNWIVFAYDESIKHMLSSFNKFKLHRMIDIELLKDGYTIDSHYKEEAFFDKEGAKEHVTHVKLKVYGRMGRMLEEKVYGQNQVVRCLDSNMHIYLFEADMRNTLVIKKFILSFGSRCEVIEPKELREEIIADAKKTLHYYEKYEKKLKVYLTEQSLCNNRGYNGIRKHKEGADKMIIRGKYNEAIVYTDVIEEGAMTQIKELCDIESFSNAKIRIMPDVHAGKGCVIGFTANLGEKVIPNIVGVDIGCGMLTVKLGKVDMALEQLDEFIHHNIPNGKAINQHKQVDFVPVLEQLKLLKDARQDLKKWNRAIGSLGGGNHFIEVNRDEDKNKYLVIHSGSRNLGYVVANHYQKQAIGYHSGYNDEFIKCKQALIESYKSEGRRKEIQDAIVELRTTFYKDKELPDDMCYLEGEKREEYLHDMAICQQFAELNRQTMADKILTHMFGHCEFESFHTTHNYIDFDDNIVRKGAIKASKNTEVLIPINMRDGSILAVGKGNDDWNDSAPHGAGRLMSRTRAFELIAFKAFKEEMAGIYSTSVTPKTIDESPMAYKSMEDIVDHIGDTVDIKGILKPIYNFKSQN; this is encoded by the coding sequence ATGCCAAGAAAAAAATATGACAAACCAAATAAAACCATACAATGTATAAGACTTCTCAAAATCCTTAAATCTAAGAAATATGTTAAGAAGGCGGAGATTGCATATTTACTTGGAGAAGAAACAACAAGAAATATAAATAACTATAAGAATACTTTATATGGTGCAGGTTATCCAATTGGTTATAAATCAGGTAAATATGGAGGATATTATCTGGAGTTTGATGCCATGCTTCCAAGCATGAAGATGAATGACATCCAACTAAAATTACTTGGCACGGCATATGAGTACCTCTTAAAAGAAAGCAATGTACCCAATAAAAAAACATTACTTGATTATCTAGGGAATGCATTTTTAGAAAATGAACAGACTAAACATAACGAAGCGTTAGCACTCTATGGTCATTTTCCATTAAGCATGCCTTCAGAGGAAATTGAAAGAAGATATTATATCATCCAGACGGCCATTGATTCCAAAAGGAAAGTGAAAATATTATACAAAGGCTATAATAAAGACAGTTACCATATTATTCATCCCTATAAGTTATTTAAATATACCAACTGGATTGTTTTTGCTTATGATGAAAGCATAAAACATATGCTTTCAAGTTTTAATAAGTTTAAATTACACAGGATGATTGACATTGAATTATTAAAGGATGGGTATACGATAGACAGTCATTATAAAGAAGAAGCCTTTTTTGATAAAGAAGGAGCCAAAGAACATGTTACCCATGTCAAATTAAAAGTATATGGAAGAATGGGCCGTATGTTAGAAGAAAAGGTTTATGGGCAAAATCAAGTGGTTAGATGCCTTGATTCCAACATGCATATCTATCTCTTTGAAGCCGATATGAGAAACACTCTGGTCATAAAAAAGTTTATTCTTTCCTTTGGTTCAAGATGTGAAGTCATTGAACCAAAAGAACTTAGAGAAGAAATAATCGCTGATGCAAAGAAAACCCTTCACTACTACGAAAAATATGAAAAAAAATTAAAGGTTTATTTAACTGAACAATCTTTATGTAACAATAGGGGTTATAATGGCATCAGAAAGCATAAAGAAGGGGCAGATAAAATGATTATTAGAGGAAAATATAATGAAGCCATTGTCTATACAGATGTGATTGAAGAAGGTGCAATGACCCAGATTAAAGAATTATGTGATATTGAATCTTTTTCTAACGCTAAGATTCGCATCATGCCAGATGTCCATGCTGGAAAAGGATGTGTCATTGGTTTCACAGCTAATCTAGGAGAAAAAGTGATACCCAATATTGTTGGTGTAGACATAGGATGTGGTATGTTAACGGTGAAATTAGGGAAAGTTGACATGGCTTTAGAGCAATTAGATGAGTTTATCCATCACAACATACCAAACGGAAAAGCCATCAATCAACATAAGCAAGTGGATTTTGTGCCAGTACTGGAACAATTAAAACTACTTAAAGATGCGCGACAGGATTTAAAAAAATGGAATCGTGCCATCGGCTCTCTTGGAGGCGGCAATCATTTCATAGAAGTGAATAGGGATGAGGATAAGAACAAATATCTTGTGATTCATTCAGGATCTAGAAATCTAGGATATGTTGTTGCCAACCACTATCAGAAACAAGCCATTGGATACCATTCTGGCTATAATGATGAATTCATTAAATGTAAACAAGCGTTGATTGAATCATACAAAAGCGAAGGAAGAAGAAAAGAGATTCAAGATGCAATCGTAGAACTAAGGACAACGTTCTACAAAGATAAAGAACTTCCTGACGACATGTGCTACTTAGAAGGTGAAAAAAGAGAAGAATATCTCCATGATATGGCTATATGTCAACAGTTTGCAGAACTTAATAGACAGACAATGGCAGATAAAATTTTGACACATATGTTTGGCCATTGTGAATTTGAAAGTTTCCATACAACCCATAACTACATTGATTTTGACGATAACATTGTAAGAAAAGGTGCAATAAAGGCTTCAAAAAATACAGAAGTATTAATACCCATTAATATGCGTGATGGTTCAATACTGGCTGTAGGTAAAGGGAATGATGACTGGAACGATTCCGCTCCACATGGAGCAGGAAGACTAATGTCAAGAACCAGAGCTTTTGAGCTTATCGCATTCAAGGCATTTAAAGAAGAGATGGCAGGTATCTATTCCACATCCGTCACGCCCAAAACCATTGATGAATCCCCCATGGCTTATAAATCCATGGAAGATATTGTGGATCATATTGGTGATACAGTTGATATTAAAGGGATATTGAAACCCATTTACAACTTTAAGTCTCAAAATTAA
- a CDS encoding TetR/AcrR family transcriptional regulator: MRFERARTNEQRQERKKEILKACATLYDESGIDGVHFKAVSEITSFVRSTIYTYYKTKEEILLDLLLEDIKTWSSDVHFIIETHDVLSKEHYCHELTNTFVNNTRMLQLMSILYSILEKNCSLEKLTAFKSELTGLMRPLITSIDKYFPDSDDDSKRTFFYTLYCFVSGLYPTTNITQKQKEAIKNSGIDFHPVDFGTMCYKGLYALASEL, translated from the coding sequence ATGAGATTTGAACGTGCAAGGACTAACGAGCAAAGACAAGAAAGAAAAAAAGAGATATTAAAAGCATGTGCAACGTTGTATGACGAGTCAGGTATTGATGGTGTACATTTTAAAGCAGTCAGTGAGATAACCTCTTTTGTTCGATCAACCATATACACCTACTACAAAACTAAGGAAGAAATCCTTCTGGACCTTCTTCTTGAAGATATTAAAACTTGGTCTTCGGATGTCCATTTCATTATAGAGACACATGACGTGTTATCAAAAGAGCATTACTGTCATGAATTAACAAATACATTTGTAAATAATACGCGGATGCTTCAATTAATGTCCATCCTTTACTCAATATTGGAAAAGAATTGCAGTTTAGAAAAGCTGACCGCATTCAAGTCTGAATTAACAGGCTTAATGCGACCATTGATAACCAGTATAGATAAGTACTTTCCAGATTCAGATGATGATTCAAAACGTACCTTTTTTTACACGTTATACTGCTTTGTATCAGGTTTATATCCAACAACCAATATTACTCAGAAGCAAAAAGAAGCCATAAAAAACTCAGGTATTGACTTTCATCCCGTAGATTTTGGTACGATGTGTTACAAAGGATTGTATGCATTAGCGTCTGAATTGTAG
- a CDS encoding NlpC/P60 family protein, which produces MKKSKCFELWRFKKMNRMLIFSLMIVLILPTGKLFASTPPETNQEQNVQEISKKKVTCNNPILNYDLPHVTEDMLYASFWTDKVEHPNDIIQPIEKIQALNKENINNLDYLVDIFSLGESVTKSWLIEEINNISKISQYKRYNSEGQLLTQAYYDQLIHNMNEESIEENTPITYGIAVKRTQIRTWPTYDKAYKTSEKQDLDRFLETAAYTMEPIAIFHTSRDGEWYFAATYNYYGWIPVEDIAIAEKQEILDLTSCDDFLVVTGDKVYARGIGRCDDHRCPSKIQYDMGVRIPYVKVLPSSIHKNKAKNHYIIKRPIRNENGMMEIRYAKISKKSDVNVGYLDYTIKNIMNQAFKFYGEIYGWGGDNNARDCSAFIMDIFRSFGITLPRNAGQQVPTTGLIYDFENTTDKLKLLETMKPGTAIYFDGHVMLYVGQHEQRHYIIHDVIKVNYMNDDNVIVPYVLEQVALTSLDLYNNSHELYIHALTKGNLFYWGIE; this is translated from the coding sequence ATGAAAAAAAGTAAGTGTTTTGAGTTATGGCGGTTTAAAAAAATGAATAGGATGCTAATTTTTTCTTTAATGATTGTTTTAATATTGCCTACTGGAAAGCTATTTGCTTCAACTCCACCGGAAACTAATCAAGAACAAAATGTACAAGAAATTAGTAAGAAAAAAGTTACATGTAATAACCCTATCTTAAATTATGACCTTCCTCATGTGACAGAAGATATGCTTTATGCTTCATTTTGGACCGATAAAGTTGAGCATCCTAATGATATCATTCAGCCCATAGAAAAAATCCAAGCACTAAATAAAGAGAATATCAACAACTTAGATTATTTAGTGGATATATTTTCATTAGGCGAGTCTGTAACAAAAAGTTGGTTAATTGAAGAAATAAACAATATAAGTAAAATATCACAATACAAAAGGTATAACAGTGAAGGACAATTACTCACTCAGGCGTATTATGATCAATTAATACATAATATGAATGAAGAAAGCATTGAAGAAAACACCCCCATAACATATGGTATAGCTGTAAAAAGAACTCAGATTAGAACTTGGCCAACCTATGATAAAGCATATAAGACCAGTGAAAAACAAGACCTTGATCGTTTTTTAGAAACAGCAGCCTATACCATGGAACCAATAGCTATTTTCCATACAAGTAGAGATGGCGAATGGTATTTTGCAGCGACATATAATTATTATGGGTGGATTCCTGTGGAAGATATTGCTATTGCTGAAAAACAAGAAATACTTGACCTCACATCATGTGATGATTTTTTAGTTGTTACAGGTGATAAAGTTTATGCACGAGGCATTGGACGTTGTGATGATCATAGATGCCCTAGTAAAATTCAATACGATATGGGTGTTAGGATACCTTATGTGAAAGTATTACCATCCAGTATACATAAAAATAAAGCAAAAAATCACTATATTATTAAGAGACCCATAAGAAATGAAAACGGTATGATGGAAATTAGGTATGCTAAAATATCAAAAAAAAGTGATGTCAACGTAGGGTACCTCGACTATACAATAAAAAATATTATGAATCAAGCGTTCAAATTCTATGGCGAAATCTATGGTTGGGGTGGCGATAATAATGCCAGAGACTGTTCAGCGTTCATTATGGACATCTTTAGATCCTTTGGGATCACCCTTCCAAGGAATGCAGGCCAGCAAGTGCCTACAACGGGGTTAATTTATGATTTTGAAAATACAACCGATAAGTTAAAACTTCTAGAAACCATGAAACCAGGTACCGCCATATATTTTGATGGTCATGTTATGCTGTATGTGGGGCAACATGAACAAAGACATTATATTATACATGATGTGATCAAGGTCAATTATATGAATGATGACAACGTGATTGTTCCTTACGTACTTGAACAAGTAGCACTTACCTCCCTAGACTTATATAATAACAGCCATGAATTATATATCCATGCACTGACAAAAGGTAATCTGTTCTATTGGGGAATAGAATAA